One segment of Rubripirellula amarantea DNA contains the following:
- a CDS encoding WecB/TagA/CpsF family glycosyltransferase, which yields MSITPSNPNHDFPALVTPPVVVPPTVVLPVSADTKNTTTAGAPATRKPWQAPSRTMVWDVPFDNVTLEEAVEKIGELIERDAPSYVITANLNYVMLHHRDAAMPEVTRDADLILADGQPIVWRSRIGEHPLPERVAGSEMIYTLAEMAAKKGWGIYFLGGMPGVGATAAEKLTKQFPGLKVAGVESPPYRELSELERASQAARIRESGAKLLLVAFGQPKGEKWIHENYAKLGVPVSIQLGASFDFIAGTATRAPRWCQKTGMEWGYRMMTDPKRLIPRYWSNATFLLTALIEDWKRAVIKWGMWE from the coding sequence ATGTCGATCACGCCGTCCAACCCCAACCATGATTTTCCGGCCTTGGTTACGCCACCCGTGGTGGTTCCGCCCACGGTCGTCCTGCCCGTGTCAGCCGATACGAAAAACACGACGACTGCGGGCGCGCCGGCAACGAGGAAGCCATGGCAAGCTCCCTCGCGGACAATGGTTTGGGACGTGCCTTTCGATAACGTCACGCTTGAAGAAGCGGTTGAAAAAATTGGTGAATTGATTGAGCGAGACGCACCTAGCTACGTAATCACCGCAAATCTGAATTACGTGATGTTGCATCATCGCGATGCCGCGATGCCGGAGGTTACACGCGATGCCGATTTGATTCTCGCTGATGGTCAGCCAATCGTCTGGCGAAGTCGCATCGGTGAACATCCACTGCCCGAGCGAGTCGCTGGTAGCGAAATGATCTACACGCTTGCTGAGATGGCAGCCAAAAAGGGTTGGGGCATTTACTTCCTAGGTGGAATGCCCGGTGTGGGAGCAACGGCGGCAGAGAAATTGACCAAGCAGTTCCCGGGGCTCAAGGTCGCCGGCGTGGAATCACCTCCCTACCGTGAACTCAGCGAGTTAGAACGCGCAAGCCAAGCCGCTCGCATTCGTGAATCCGGCGCGAAACTTCTATTGGTTGCCTTTGGTCAACCCAAGGGCGAAAAGTGGATCCATGAAAACTACGCGAAGCTAGGCGTGCCCGTGAGCATTCAACTGGGGGCATCGTTCGACTTCATTGCCGGTACCGCAACACGAGCACCCCGGTGGTGTCAGAAGACTGGCATGGAATGGGGGTATCGCATGATGACGGACCCCAAGCGATTGATTCCTCGCTATTGGTCCAATGCCACGTTTCTACTGACGGCACTCATCGAAGATTGGAAACGTGCCGTGATCAAATGGGGCATGTGGGAATAG
- a CDS encoding alpha-1,2-fucosyltransferase, whose protein sequence is MIVIARNYGQLGNRLVLAANLIAAAQEYNISLVNPSFTKYAKYFCSTEHDLWCRFDPKPNPQSLVSGLPIPPLPTANDYEVLSFRMTYPIADYRASRASDEATFRKEGNASTTEPSALSRELLYRAVYLTGRSLSHLRMTRFPFHVVRLVDEDECDLTSDSFAAMAQSKRPTLVAGWRFLAGPWLTKHADIIRKHFRITPPHESNVESLMAGIRRNSQTVIGIHIRQGDYATFRDGMYYYSVADYVAAMRRVQNELRGQAVSFLVCGNSDLHRNDFSGLDVHFGTGHMVEDMYAFAKCDQLIGPPSSFTGWASFYGDVPLHRMHTAQESFDQLLHRPRLTHEQTLEAA, encoded by the coding sequence ATGATTGTTATCGCACGCAACTACGGTCAGTTGGGCAACCGGCTCGTCCTGGCAGCCAACCTGATCGCCGCTGCGCAGGAATACAACATTTCGTTGGTGAATCCGTCGTTCACTAAGTACGCGAAGTACTTCTGTTCGACGGAACATGATCTTTGGTGCCGGTTTGATCCTAAACCGAATCCGCAATCATTGGTGTCAGGCTTACCGATTCCTCCATTGCCCACGGCGAATGACTACGAAGTACTCAGCTTTCGCATGACGTACCCTATCGCCGACTATCGGGCCTCAAGAGCGTCCGACGAAGCAACGTTTAGAAAAGAAGGCAATGCGTCGACCACAGAGCCTAGCGCACTGTCTCGCGAGTTGTTGTACCGCGCGGTGTATTTGACGGGGCGTTCGCTCTCACACCTTCGCATGACTCGGTTTCCATTTCATGTGGTGCGGCTGGTCGACGAAGATGAATGTGACCTCACCAGCGACAGCTTCGCGGCAATGGCACAATCCAAACGCCCAACCCTGGTGGCCGGATGGCGTTTTCTAGCTGGACCATGGTTGACCAAGCACGCTGACATCATTCGCAAACACTTCCGCATCACGCCGCCCCATGAATCTAATGTCGAAAGTTTGATGGCCGGTATTCGACGTAACAGCCAAACCGTCATCGGGATCCACATTCGACAAGGTGACTACGCCACGTTTCGCGATGGCATGTACTACTACAGCGTCGCGGATTATGTAGCCGCTATGCGACGGGTTCAAAACGAACTTCGCGGTCAAGCGGTGTCATTCTTGGTGTGTGGAAACTCTGATTTGCATCGCAATGACTTTAGCGGTTTAGACGTCCACTTCGGCACCGGCCACATGGTCGAAGACATGTATGCGTTCGCCAAGTGTGACCAATTGATTGGGCCACCGAGTTCGTTCACGGGCTGGGCTTCGTTTTATGGTGATGTTCCGCTTCACCGAATGCACACCGCGCAGGAGTCGTTCGATCAGTTGCTTCATCGGCCTCGTCTTACTCATGAACAAACCCTTGAAGCCGCCTGA
- a CDS encoding glycosyltransferase, producing MRVTHLNSYLSGGAATAARRLHESLIQSGVNSHFFCSPEQVDPEQYGASYHPTSWRKGGLLQTLNARFRFRRHRQKFKRAVRDRSAGHEIFTSPKGKPFTPWPPSNHPASAKQGVFEDVVHLHWIAKFIDYRSFFGSLDADQPVIWTLHDMNAFTGGCHFSAGCDHFLSGCGHCHQLSQRNSHDMSRVLFAEKLAALANVNLNIVAPSRWLIETARSSPMFANARSFRHIPYGIDSKVFYPMDRSEARARLGIASDATVVCFGAMDIKSIRKGGKEMLQALSMIADIPNVVGMVFGSGTLPESDLPLPPIHSVGPVAGALEQRTVFSAADIFVLPSLEDNLPLTGLESMACGTPIVGFDAGGIPDYVRPNVSGWLAKTGDAVELGEVLRRSLSDPSACERLGHRARKMIQVEYSHLREAEAYADLYATLLGAAKPLGRAAA from the coding sequence ATGCGTGTTACCCACCTCAACAGCTACTTAAGTGGCGGCGCAGCAACCGCAGCACGTCGACTTCACGAATCTTTGATTCAGAGCGGGGTGAACAGCCATTTCTTCTGCTCGCCCGAACAAGTGGATCCCGAGCAGTACGGAGCAAGCTACCACCCCACAAGCTGGCGCAAAGGCGGACTGCTCCAAACCTTGAACGCAAGATTTAGGTTCCGTCGCCACCGCCAAAAGTTCAAACGAGCCGTTCGTGATCGTTCGGCAGGGCACGAGATCTTCACATCGCCCAAAGGAAAGCCGTTCACTCCGTGGCCACCTAGCAATCACCCTGCGTCGGCAAAGCAAGGCGTTTTCGAGGACGTCGTGCATTTGCACTGGATTGCGAAGTTCATTGATTATCGCAGTTTTTTCGGATCCCTTGACGCTGATCAACCAGTGATCTGGACGCTTCACGATATGAATGCGTTCACCGGCGGTTGCCATTTCTCGGCCGGCTGCGATCACTTTCTATCGGGTTGTGGTCACTGCCACCAACTCAGCCAACGTAACAGTCACGACATGTCCCGCGTTCTATTCGCTGAGAAGTTAGCCGCTCTTGCGAACGTCAATCTAAATATCGTTGCGCCGAGTCGGTGGCTTATCGAAACCGCTCGTTCGAGCCCGATGTTTGCGAACGCTCGATCGTTCCGGCATATTCCATACGGAATTGATTCTAAAGTTTTTTATCCCATGGACCGATCCGAAGCCCGCGCACGCTTGGGAATCGCGTCGGACGCAACCGTTGTCTGCTTTGGCGCAATGGACATCAAGAGCATCCGCAAAGGCGGCAAAGAAATGCTGCAGGCATTGTCGATGATCGCTGACATCCCCAACGTCGTGGGAATGGTCTTTGGTTCGGGAACGCTACCCGAATCCGATCTGCCACTGCCTCCGATTCATTCAGTTGGTCCCGTCGCGGGGGCTTTGGAACAACGGACGGTCTTCAGTGCTGCTGATATCTTTGTGCTGCCGTCACTTGAAGACAATTTGCCACTGACGGGTCTCGAATCAATGGCTTGCGGAACTCCGATTGTCGGTTTTGATGCTGGCGGGATTCCCGACTACGTTCGACCCAACGTCTCAGGATGGCTGGCGAAAACGGGCGATGCTGTCGAGCTTGGAGAGGTGTTGCGACGTTCATTGTCGGATCCGTCCGCCTGCGAACGTCTTGGCCACAGGGCTCGCAAAATGATCCAAGTTGAGTACTCGCACCTTCGTGAGGCCGAAGCCTACGCTGACCTCTATGCAACCTTGCTGGGTGCGGCGAAGCCACTGGGCCGAGCGGCCGCTTGA
- the rpsD gene encoding 30S ribosomal protein S4 produces MARYTGPKARVNRRLGVLIYETSGAARALDRRPQPPGMHVRGRRPSNYGLALMEKQKIKHYYGLGERQLRRYFDSVGHKPGNTGELLLLMCERRLDNVVRRVGFTKTRPQARQGIVHGHFHVNGAKVTKPSYILRPGDIIEVRGRENLKNLYRGVIANASPDALDWVTFDSENLKATVLGLPGASDISLPVDANSVVEFLSR; encoded by the coding sequence ATGGCTCGCTATACCGGCCCAAAAGCACGTGTTAACCGACGTCTAGGCGTCTTAATTTACGAAACATCCGGAGCCGCTCGGGCTCTCGACCGTCGTCCGCAACCGCCAGGCATGCACGTGCGGGGACGCAGACCAAGTAACTACGGTCTTGCGTTGATGGAAAAGCAAAAGATCAAGCACTACTACGGCCTCGGTGAACGTCAACTTCGCCGTTATTTCGATTCCGTAGGGCATAAGCCGGGCAACACCGGTGAATTGCTGCTTCTGATGTGCGAGCGCCGCCTCGACAACGTTGTCCGCCGCGTCGGGTTCACCAAGACTCGTCCCCAAGCACGTCAGGGCATTGTCCACGGTCACTTTCACGTCAACGGCGCGAAGGTTACCAAGCCCAGCTACATCCTTCGTCCTGGCGATATTATCGAAGTTCGTGGTCGCGAAAATCTTAAGAATCTGTACCGCGGCGTGATCGCCAATGCTTCGCCCGACGCACTCGATTGGGTGACTTTCGATAGCGAAAACTTGAAGGCAACTGTTCTGGGACTTCCGGGCGCAAGCGACATCAGTCTGCCCGTGGACGCCAACAGCGTCGTCGAATTCCTGTCACGCTAA
- a CDS encoding class I SAM-dependent methyltransferase yields MTQPSSVNLLNVGCGRCYHPAWTNIDLVAATPEVRAYDLRRGLPYDDNSFDGVYHSHVLEHLTPESAAGMLRECGRVLRPGGVLRIVVPDLEGIAREYLRTLEDAALDSNPINLAKHRWMTLELIDQMTRQRSGGLMGQTITSPESTPPDFIRSRLGHQVDGNTKVKNRKTLRMRISRLLGDARKQLAMAAVTLIEGSLGRAAYREGRFRQSGELHRWMYDRVSLSHLLEELGFESPVVCRADESRMADFDAYQLDRDGDCIRKPDSMFVEAVKPVAQAAARPSGFAAPSKVA; encoded by the coding sequence GTGACGCAGCCTAGCAGCGTAAACTTGCTGAACGTCGGTTGCGGCCGATGCTATCATCCCGCATGGACTAATATCGATCTGGTCGCAGCTACCCCCGAGGTTCGCGCTTACGATCTGCGACGTGGGTTGCCTTATGACGACAATTCGTTCGACGGTGTCTATCACTCGCACGTGCTTGAGCATCTGACGCCTGAATCGGCTGCTGGAATGCTGCGAGAATGTGGACGTGTGCTTCGGCCTGGTGGCGTGCTGCGAATCGTTGTGCCGGATTTAGAGGGCATTGCTCGAGAATACTTGCGAACGCTCGAAGACGCAGCCTTGGATTCCAATCCCATCAATCTAGCTAAGCATCGTTGGATGACATTGGAATTGATCGATCAAATGACTCGCCAACGCAGCGGTGGTTTGATGGGGCAAACGATCACTTCGCCTGAATCAACACCTCCGGACTTCATTCGTTCTCGTTTGGGGCACCAGGTAGACGGCAATACCAAGGTCAAGAATCGCAAAACACTTCGCATGCGAATTTCGCGGTTGTTGGGTGATGCTCGAAAGCAACTTGCTATGGCAGCGGTGACCTTGATCGAAGGATCCTTGGGCCGTGCCGCCTACCGAGAAGGCCGATTTCGCCAATCGGGCGAACTGCATCGTTGGATGTACGACCGTGTTTCGCTTTCTCACTTGCTCGAAGAACTAGGCTTTGAATCGCCGGTCGTTTGTCGGGCCGACGAAAGTCGAATGGCTGATTTTGACGCCTATCAGCTTGATCGAGATGGCGATTGCATTCGAAAGCCTGATTCTATGTTTGTCGAAGCCGTAAAGCCCGTTGCTCAAGCGGCCGCTCGGCCCAGTGGCTTCGCCGCACCCAGCAAGGTTGCATAG
- the lpdA gene encoding dihydrolipoyl dehydrogenase has translation MHAPVVVLGGGPGGYAAAFLAADEGLEVTIVEASPTLGGTCLLRGCIPSKALLHVAKVIAEVDELRADWGVVYEGKPAIDVDKVRARKDKVISNLTGGLGNLAKRRNVTVIQARGTFVNSTTLKLEGDHESIPEGGQLTFDHCILATGSVPAMPPVFDIGSDRVMDSTGALKLVDIPETLLVIGGGYIGLEMGSVYAHLGSKVSVVEMTEGLLPGADRDLVKPLAKKIDQMCEGRVFLNTKVGSLSETGDKIEVTFEGPGKFGHEQFDRVLVSIGRRPVTRGLGLENTSVVVNERGFVECDNQQRTADPHIFAIGDVAGDPMLAHKATHEGRIAAEVIAGKAVAFDKVAIPAVVFTDPEIAWAGLTEEEAKRDGIEVEVNVYPWAASGRAQALGITNGLTKWLVDPNTQRVLGCGIVGSGAGELIAEAVLAIEMGCEVHDITDSIHPHPTLSETLMNAGEVHFGTATEIYKPKKKPAAV, from the coding sequence ATGCATGCTCCTGTTGTTGTTCTCGGTGGTGGTCCCGGTGGTTATGCGGCTGCCTTCTTGGCGGCTGACGAAGGCCTTGAAGTCACCATTGTTGAAGCCTCACCTACTCTCGGTGGCACCTGCTTGCTTCGTGGATGTATCCCTTCCAAAGCACTGCTGCATGTCGCGAAGGTCATCGCCGAAGTTGATGAACTACGAGCCGACTGGGGTGTGGTGTACGAGGGCAAGCCCGCAATTGATGTCGATAAGGTTCGAGCCCGCAAGGACAAGGTCATTTCCAACTTGACCGGCGGACTAGGCAATCTTGCCAAGCGACGAAACGTTACCGTGATTCAAGCTCGCGGAACGTTCGTGAATTCGACAACACTGAAACTCGAAGGCGATCACGAGTCAATTCCCGAAGGTGGTCAACTTACTTTCGATCACTGCATTCTGGCGACCGGCAGCGTCCCAGCGATGCCGCCTGTCTTTGACATCGGCAGCGACCGCGTCATGGACAGCACCGGTGCTTTGAAGCTTGTCGACATTCCCGAAACGTTGCTGGTCATTGGTGGTGGCTACATTGGCTTGGAAATGGGAAGCGTCTATGCCCATCTTGGTTCCAAAGTGTCGGTCGTTGAAATGACCGAAGGATTGCTTCCGGGTGCGGATCGAGATCTGGTCAAGCCGCTAGCGAAGAAGATCGACCAGATGTGCGAAGGTCGTGTGTTCCTGAACACGAAGGTTGGTTCGTTGTCCGAAACAGGCGACAAGATCGAAGTGACCTTTGAAGGCCCCGGTAAATTCGGTCACGAACAATTCGATCGCGTCTTGGTTAGCATTGGTCGACGCCCTGTAACGCGTGGCCTAGGTCTTGAAAACACGTCCGTCGTTGTCAACGAACGAGGCTTCGTCGAATGTGACAATCAACAACGAACTGCCGACCCACACATCTTTGCCATTGGCGATGTTGCGGGCGATCCTATGCTCGCTCACAAAGCGACCCATGAAGGACGCATCGCTGCTGAAGTGATTGCTGGAAAAGCCGTCGCCTTTGACAAAGTTGCAATTCCCGCAGTCGTGTTTACCGATCCCGAAATCGCTTGGGCGGGACTCACCGAGGAAGAAGCCAAACGCGATGGCATTGAAGTTGAAGTCAATGTTTATCCATGGGCGGCCAGCGGTCGGGCTCAAGCTTTGGGAATCACAAATGGCCTTACCAAGTGGCTTGTTGATCCCAACACCCAACGTGTTTTAGGCTGCGGTATTGTCGGCAGTGGGGCTGGCGAATTGATTGCTGAAGCGGTGCTGGCGATCGAGATGGGCTGCGAAGTACACGACATCACCGACAGCATTCACCCACACCCAACGCTTAGCGAGACGTTGATGAACGCGGGCGAAGTCCACTTTGGTACGGCTACTGAGATCTACAAGCCGAAGAAGAAACCAGCGGCCGTATAG
- a CDS encoding fatty acid desaturase family protein — translation MPVTSPETTPKTAIAETSFSFHQARSLIEGLGQPKAWIYWTDFLASIITGHVAFFLILGLPRQYPNSSWAIAGAALAYVVTILAYMRALMFIHELVHLPKDQFKGFRIAWNALCGIFMFVPSFLYYPHVDHHRRKHYGTEHDGEYLALSHNGRWMIVGFIAQAILIPILGFARFAIISPICWLIPGARKWVHKHASTMLVDPFYERTDVEKKDVMRIVVLQEVLVFAWCVVFATRYYFRTGEWFNPLWVVAYSVGVGLLVLNELRTLGAHRWTNEHGEMSFQDQMLDSVNYPHAPWFSELWGPIGTRYHALHHLFPRLPYHDLGRAHRRLVAGLPADSPYHDTIAPSLTSEIASLWRRAKASESSQSFRDLWARLSVAKSR, via the coding sequence ATGCCCGTGACGTCCCCGGAAACGACGCCGAAAACCGCGATTGCCGAAACATCGTTCTCGTTTCACCAGGCCCGCAGTCTGATCGAAGGACTTGGGCAACCCAAGGCGTGGATTTACTGGACGGACTTTCTTGCCTCAATCATCACCGGCCACGTAGCGTTTTTTCTAATCCTGGGCCTGCCACGACAATACCCCAATTCTTCTTGGGCGATTGCCGGTGCGGCGCTGGCTTACGTGGTAACGATCCTGGCTTACATGCGGGCGTTGATGTTCATTCACGAACTGGTGCATTTGCCCAAGGATCAATTCAAGGGATTCCGGATCGCTTGGAATGCTCTATGCGGAATTTTCATGTTTGTTCCGTCATTCCTGTACTACCCGCACGTCGATCACCACCGCCGTAAACACTATGGCACCGAACACGATGGCGAATACTTGGCGCTAAGTCACAACGGTCGCTGGATGATCGTTGGGTTCATCGCCCAGGCTATTTTGATTCCGATCCTGGGATTTGCTCGTTTCGCAATCATCAGTCCTATCTGTTGGCTGATTCCGGGGGCCCGAAAGTGGGTTCACAAGCACGCTTCGACGATGTTGGTCGATCCGTTTTACGAGCGGACTGATGTGGAAAAGAAAGACGTCATGCGAATCGTGGTGCTGCAAGAAGTGCTTGTCTTTGCATGGTGCGTTGTCTTTGCGACGCGCTATTACTTCCGGACCGGGGAATGGTTCAATCCGCTTTGGGTCGTGGCCTATTCCGTGGGAGTAGGCCTCTTGGTCTTGAACGAACTTCGCACACTAGGTGCGCATCGTTGGACAAATGAGCACGGGGAAATGAGCTTCCAAGATCAAATGCTCGATAGCGTGAACTATCCACACGCACCTTGGTTCAGCGAACTTTGGGGTCCGATTGGAACTCGCTACCACGCCTTGCACCATTTATTCCCGCGATTGCCCTATCACGATTTGGGGAGGGCTCACCGCCGCTTAGTCGCGGGCCTGCCAGCGGACTCACCGTACCACGACACGATCGCACCGAGCTTGACCAGTGAAATAGCTTCACTATGGCGAAGGGCCAAAGCATCTGAGTCCTCCCAGTCATTCCGCGATCTGTGGGCTCGTCTGTCGGTCGCCAAATCGAGGTGA
- a CDS encoding FkbM family methyltransferase — protein sequence MSRSLYAAKIPFRTAYLQLANRFGKPSSHVSMLHRYGVDTVLDVGANNGQYARRLLRGGFRGRIISFEPLPAALEKLRLNSSGFDRWQVASYALGAETTTAKFNVATDTQSSSLLPMTDRLESSTGDVCYVDTITINVKRLDEIVSSYCEEDERLFLKLDVQGLEHQVIAGAQRCMDQIIGMQMELSTQPLYENAPLWDESLQLAESLDFVPTSIQSGFSDRVTGVMLQADCTFVRQSVANDLALAKAS from the coding sequence ATGTCTCGCTCACTATACGCCGCGAAAATCCCGTTTCGCACCGCCTACCTCCAGTTGGCAAACCGCTTCGGTAAGCCCAGCAGTCATGTCAGCATGCTGCATCGCTACGGAGTAGACACGGTTCTGGATGTTGGCGCTAACAACGGACAATACGCTCGCAGGTTGCTTCGCGGTGGATTCAGAGGACGCATCATCTCTTTCGAACCGCTACCAGCAGCCCTAGAAAAACTCCGGCTCAACAGTTCTGGGTTTGACCGATGGCAAGTTGCCTCGTACGCGTTAGGAGCCGAAACCACGACAGCGAAATTCAACGTCGCGACCGATACTCAGAGTAGTTCACTGCTTCCGATGACGGATCGACTCGAAAGCTCAACCGGGGATGTTTGCTATGTCGACACAATCACGATCAACGTCAAACGCCTTGATGAGATCGTTAGCAGCTATTGCGAAGAAGACGAACGGTTGTTCTTGAAGCTTGATGTTCAAGGACTCGAACACCAAGTCATTGCGGGTGCTCAACGTTGCATGGATCAAATCATCGGCATGCAGATGGAACTTTCAACTCAACCACTTTATGAAAACGCACCGCTGTGGGATGAGTCCTTGCAGTTGGCCGAGTCACTTGACTTTGTTCCCACCTCAATTCAGTCAGGCTTTTCGGACCGCGTTACCGGTGTCATGCTGCAAGCGGATTGCACATTCGTTCGACAATCGGTTGCCAATGACCTAGCCCTGGCAAAAGCTTCATGA
- a CDS encoding sulfotransferase domain-containing protein yields the protein MLDQITREIHRWRNNWRSTKIRPSNLSELNRLQSGGTPITFVSSFPRSGNTWMRLVMADVLAAQSFTNRSESPLDLSQLDLSEVNADQIIPDIYCHEVVERAGFVSDTSPVVQQCGVLIKTHEPLRAVRRWFHSNPTTNKTRHLCLFRRPQDSLVSYYHFNCRYPSNAKKTRRGVDAFCLDHLDRWIDFLADYVDVAGTDPEQVRLVNYEQMLEQAAPIVSECFQWLGHPVSRSIIDAAVDHRSFSQLQAKERGSEDATSKLFFRRGSSGAGEEELNASTLRLIQKRTDELFDRALAQSQKSIQLPTQTSCDSQAA from the coding sequence ATGCTTGACCAGATCACACGCGAAATTCACCGCTGGCGGAACAACTGGCGAAGCACCAAAATACGCCCCTCGAACCTGAGCGAATTGAATCGACTTCAATCCGGCGGCACCCCTATCACCTTCGTCAGTTCTTTCCCTCGCTCGGGAAATACCTGGATGCGATTAGTCATGGCTGACGTGTTGGCCGCTCAATCGTTCACTAACCGTAGTGAGTCGCCACTTGACCTATCCCAATTGGATTTGTCCGAGGTGAACGCGGATCAGATTATCCCAGACATCTATTGCCACGAAGTGGTTGAACGAGCCGGTTTCGTTTCGGACACCAGCCCCGTCGTCCAGCAATGCGGAGTGTTGATCAAAACGCATGAACCATTGCGTGCAGTCCGTCGCTGGTTCCACAGCAACCCAACGACCAACAAGACACGGCATCTCTGCTTGTTCCGACGTCCCCAAGATTCATTGGTTTCGTACTATCACTTCAACTGTCGCTATCCCAGCAACGCAAAGAAAACACGCCGAGGCGTCGATGCGTTCTGCCTAGACCACTTAGATCGCTGGATTGATTTCCTTGCCGACTACGTTGATGTCGCCGGAACCGATCCTGAACAAGTTCGTTTGGTGAACTACGAACAAATGCTCGAACAAGCAGCACCAATCGTCAGCGAGTGCTTCCAATGGCTTGGCCATCCCGTATCAAGGTCAATCATAGATGCCGCCGTCGACCATCGTTCTTTCTCACAACTGCAAGCCAAAGAACGCGGATCGGAAGACGCAACATCGAAACTGTTCTTTCGACGTGGAAGCAGTGGCGCCGGGGAGGAAGAACTCAACGCGAGCACTCTTCGCTTGATCCAGAAAAGAACTGACGAACTTTTTGACCGAGCTTTGGCGCAATCTCAAAAGTCGATCCAACTGCCAACGCAGACCTCGTGCGATTCCCAAGCAGCTTGA
- a CDS encoding TylF/MycF/NovP-related O-methyltransferase has translation MNRDSVETIVSVHQYTMTSTERLNGLCEAVRYIGDCGVEGDIVECGVWRGGSMMAIAQMLQKTGDTSRNLHLFDTFEGMSEPTDADVSIDGETAVKQLANEDKDDGTSVWCVASLGDVQSHMQQVAYPQNQIHYHVGKVEETIPEAAPAKIALLRLDTDWYESTAHEMEHLFPRLVDGGVLIVDDYGHWQGARRAIDEYFIKHNIGMMLHRLDYTGRIGIHHMGVARHRMTQAQGAAHRDAA, from the coding sequence ATGAACCGCGACTCGGTCGAAACGATCGTGTCGGTTCATCAATACACAATGACTTCCACCGAGCGACTAAACGGTCTTTGCGAAGCCGTGCGATACATCGGCGATTGTGGAGTTGAAGGCGACATCGTTGAGTGTGGTGTTTGGCGTGGTGGCAGCATGATGGCAATTGCTCAGATGTTGCAGAAGACTGGCGACACGAGTCGTAATTTGCACCTCTTTGACACGTTTGAAGGAATGAGCGAGCCCACTGATGCGGACGTGTCGATCGACGGTGAAACCGCTGTGAAACAGTTGGCTAACGAAGACAAGGACGATGGTACGTCGGTTTGGTGTGTGGCGTCTCTGGGGGATGTGCAGTCACACATGCAACAAGTGGCTTACCCACAAAACCAAATTCATTACCACGTTGGAAAAGTCGAAGAAACAATTCCGGAAGCAGCGCCAGCGAAGATAGCTTTGCTTCGTTTAGACACCGATTGGTATGAGTCGACCGCACACGAGATGGAACATTTGTTTCCGCGGTTGGTCGACGGAGGAGTATTGATTGTCGATGACTACGGCCATTGGCAGGGAGCTCGGCGAGCGATTGATGAGTACTTCATCAAGCACAATATTGGCATGATGTTGCACCGCTTAGATTACACCGGACGAATTGGCATTCATCACATGGGGGTCGCCCGTCATCGAATGACTCAAGCCCAAGGAGCGGCTCATCGTGACGCAGCCTAG